The genome window TGGTTTGTAGATCACTGATTCTGTGTACTCTGACTGCAATGTAGTATGATCTCATACACGTATAATGACACACAACACtatgacaggtacacacacagagtgGAGTGTGTCAGTCTGTTCTTACGCCCTACCTGAGAGGAGCAGGTCCTGCAGAACACTTTAAATCCTGTCCTGCTGAAGACTGGGTCTCTGAAGCAGTCCACACACTCCTCATATGCCAGCtgaccacacaacacacactgctgGGGACCTGAACACACACCACGTCACATCTCTGCACAGATATATGGTGTATCCTTGAgtggcaatgtgtgtgtgtgtatggtgtgtgtgtgtctctgtgtgtgtggtgtgtgaactACCTTCAGAGAGGAGGTCAATGTGTCAGCTCCAGTGAAGGATAATCTTCTGAAACATCTTGAACTTCTTTAAGCGAGGCATCTGGAGGATCAGACAGGCAGCAcctagaaggagaggaagagacatgcaGTCACTACACAACCATGACTACAGTAGACTACCAATCTAGAGACCGTTGTATAGTCTAGCAGAAGACTTATCAAACAGCGCCATCTACAGGAGTGTCAGATAAATGAGAATGAGCATAGTGAGCGAGTACTGTGCACCCACACaaacccacccacacccacccacacacacaaacccacccacccacacacacaaacccacccacccacccatacaCACCCCTACCTCTGCCAGTTTGAGTCCTGCACTGTGGAAGGAGTGTTCCAGCAGGTGTTGGACAGTAGGCAGAACCAGGCTGTGGTTGTTATCCAGGAAGATTTGATAACAGTAACTGTCCTGGACCTTTCCCCCTGCTGACCTGGAGACaacaggtctagtctttagatgtctttataaccaggtctagtctttataaccaggtctagtctttataaccaggtctagtctttagatgtctttataaccaggtctagtctttagatgtctttataaccaggtcgagtctttagatgtctttataaccaggtctagtctttagatgtctttataaccaggtctagtctttagatgtctttataaccaggtctagtctttagatgtctttataaccaggtctagtctttagatgtctttataaccaggtctagtctttagatgtctttataaccaggtctagtctttataaccaggtctagtctttagatgtctttataaccaggtctagtctttataaccaggtctagtctttagatgtctttataaccaggtctagtctttataaccaggtctagtctttagatgtctttataaccaggtctagtctttagatgtctttataaccaggtcgagtctttagatgtctttataaccaggtctagtctttagatgtctttataaccaggtctagtctttagatgtctttataaccaggtctagtctttagatgtctttataaccaggtctagtctttagatgtctttataaccaggtctagtctttagatgtctttataaccaggtctagtctttagatgtctttataaccaggtctagtctttagatgtctttataaccaggtctagtctttagatgtctttataaccaggtctagtctttagatgtctttataaccaggtctagtctttagatgtctttataaccaggtctagtctttagatgtctttataaccaggtctagtctttagatgtctttataaccaggtctagtctttagatgtctttataaccaggtctagtctttagatgtctttataaccaggtctagtctttagatgtctttataaccaggtctagtctttagatgtctttataaccaggtctagtctttagatgtctttataaccaggtctagtctttagatgtctttataaccaggtctagtctttataaaccaggtctagtctttagatgtctttataaccaggtctagtctttagatgtctttataaccaggtctagtctttagatgtctttataaccaggtctagtctttagatgtctttataaccaggtctagtctttagatgtctttataaccaggtctagtctttagatgtctttataaccaggtctagtctttataaccaggtctagtctttagatgtctttataaccaggtctagtctttagatgtctttataaccaggtctagtctttataaccaggtctagtctttagatgtctttataaccaggtctagtctttagatgtctttataaccaggtctagtctttagatgtctttataaccaggtctagtctttataaccaggtctagtctttagatgtctttataaccaggtctagtctttagatgtctttataaccaggtctagtctttagatgtctttataaccaggtcgagtctttagatgtctttataaccaggtctagtctttataaccaggtctagtctttagatgtctttataaccaggtctagtctttagatgtctttataaccaggtctagtctttagatgtctttataaccaggtctagtctttataaccaggtctagtctttagatgtctttataaccaggtctagtctttagatgtctttataaccaggtctagtctttagatgtctttataaccaggtctagtctttataaccaggtctagtctttataaccaggtctagtctttagatgtctttataaccaggtctagtctttagatgtctttataaccaggtctagtctttagatgtctttataaccaggtctagtctttagatgtctttataaccagatctagtctttagatgtctttataaccaggtctagtctttagatgtctttataaccaggtctagtctttataaccaggtctagtctttagatgtctttataaccaggtctagtctttagatgtctttataaccaggtctagtctttagatgcaTAGCTACATTACAATTCAAATAGAACATAGGTTAGAGTAAGGTATTCTTACAGTTTGAGGAGAGGATCCAGACAGAAAATATGGTGCATAATGAGGGTAAGAAACTCTTCTGGATCTGAACaagaacacaaccacacacagacacactcagtcCTTTCAGAAATCACCCTATTAAGTCTAGTTCATTTACAGTTGCGACTGTCCTGTTAGAAAGCCTATAGCAGTAAGGCAGATGTttgttcacctttctcctctgtGGTGAATGTGTGGCAGTATCCAAGCTCCTGCAGCTGCTGACGAAGCTTCATAATGTGTCTCCCTTCCACAAAACCTTCACTGCACGTAGACATCAATAAACACATGCAACACATGTATTAGCACCCCCAAGCCTACAATTACTACACCtcctaagcacacacacacacacgctggctgACCTGCGGAGCGGGTTGACGATGTCATGTAGCAGGGTACTCTGGATGGGGGCATCCCTAGGCTCTGTTGACTTAAACAGCAGGGAGTCCAGCACTGAGGAACAGGAgaacagactagagagagagagagagagagagagagagagagagagagagagagagagagagagagagagagaaagcgagacagagcgagacagagagcaagagagagcgcgagacagagagtgagacagagagtgagacagagcgagtgagagagagacaagagagcgagacagtgcgagtgagagagacagagagcaagacagagagcaagtgagagagatagacagagcgagagacagagtgagagagagacagagcgagacagagcgaatgagagatacagagagagagagagacagagacaaagagagtgagagagtgagtgagacagaacgagtgagacagagcgagagtgagacagagcgagagtgagacagagcgagagtgagacagagcgagagtgagacagagcgagagtgagacagagcgagagtgagacagagcgagagtgagacagagcgagagtgagacagagcgagagtgagacagagcgagagcgagagagagcgagagcgagagagagcgagtgagacagagcggagagagagcgagtgagacagagcggagagagagcgagtgagacagagcgagagagagcggtgagacaGAGCGAAGAAGCGGTACAGACAAGCGAGCgagcgagtgagacagagcgagtgagaCAATGCGAGACAGAAAGCCGAAGCTGAGACAagctgagagagagcgagtgagacagagcgagagagagcgagacagagcgagagagagcgagacagagcgagagagagcgagacagagcgagagagagcgagtgagacagagtgagagagagcgagtgagacagagtgagagagagcgagtgagacagagcgagagagagcgagtgagacagagcgagagagagcgagtgagacagagcgagagagagcgagtgagacagagcgagagagagcgagtgagacagagcgagtgagagcgagtgagacagagcgagtgagacagagcgagtgagacagagcgagtaagagtgagtgagacagagtcgagagagcgagcgagtaagagcgagtgagacagagtcgagagagcgagcgagacagagcgagagagacagagcgagtgagacagagcgagtgagagagagcgagagagcgagtgagacagagcgagtgagacagagcgagtgagagagagtcgagagagcgagcgagacagagcgagtgagagagagagcgagtgagagagtgagagagcgagtgagagagcgagcgagtgagacagagagagtgagacagagcgagtgagagacagagcgagtgagagacagagagagcaagtgagatagaatgagagtgagacagagcgagtgagagagacagagcgagtgagagagacagagcgagtgagagagacagagcgagtgagagagacagagcgagtgagagagacagagcgagtgagagagacagagcgagcagagcgagcgagagagcgagtgagacagagcggagagagagcgagtgagacagagcggagagagagcgagtgagacagagcagacagagagagcgagtgagacagaagcggagagagagtgagacagagcgagagagcgattagagacagagcagagagagcgagtgagaacAGAGCGAAGTGAGACAgtgcgagagagagcgagtgagacagagcgagagagagcgagacagagcgagagagagcgagagagcgagagagagcgagacagagcgagagagagcgagagagagtgagacagagcgagagagagcgagagagacagagcgagagagagcgagtgagacagagtgagacagagcgagagagagcgagtgagacagagcgagtgagagtgagtgagacagagtcgagagagcgagcgagtaagagcgagtgagacagagtcgagagagcgagcgagacagagcgagagagacagagcgagtgagacagagcgagtgagagagagcgagagagcgagtgagacagagcgagtgagacagagcgagtgagagagtgagacagagcgagtgagacagagcgagtgagagagagtcgagagagcgagcgagacagagcgagtgagacagagcgagagagcgagtgagagagcgagtgagagagtgagagagcgagtgagagagcgagcgagtgagacagagagagtgagacagagcgagtgagacagagcgagagagagacagagcgagagagagacagagcgagagagagacagagcgagtgagagacagagcgagtgagagacagagagagcaagtgagatagaatgagagtgagacagagcgagtgagagagacagagcgagtgagagagacagagcgagtgagagagacagagcgagtgagagagacagagcgagtgagagagacagagcgagtgagagagacagagcgagagagagcgagcgagagagacagagcaaatgagagatacagagagagagacagagacaagagagacagagcaaatgagagatacagagagagagacagagacaagagagacagagcaaatgagagatacagagagagagacagagacaaagagagaggagcgagagagagacagagcgaatgagagacagagcgagtgagacagagcgagagtgagacagagcgagagtgagacagagcgagagtgagacagagagcgagagagacagagcgagagagacagagcgagagagacagagcgagagagacagagcgagagagagacagagtgagacagagcgagtgagacacagagtgagacagagcgagtgagagagaatgagagcgagtgagacagagcgagtgagagagagagagcgagtgagacagagcgagtgagagagagagagcgagtgagacagagcgagtgagagagaatgagagcgagtgagagagcgagtgagacagagcgagtgagagagagcgagtgagacagagcgagagtgagacagagcgagagtgagacagagcgagagagacagagcgagcgagacagagcgagacagagcgagcgagacagagcgagcgagacagagagagagcgagtgcgaGTGAGCGAGTGCGAGTGAGCGAGACAGAGATCGAGACagagcgagtgagacagagcgagagcgagacagagcgagagagacagagcgagagcgagacagagcgagtaagagagagacagagcgagtgagagagagacagagcgagtgagagagagacagagcaagtgagtgagagacagagcgagtgagtgagagacagagcgagtgagtgagagacagagcgagtgagagagagcgagtgagagagagacagagagagtgagacagagcgagtgagacagagcgagtgagacagagcgagtgagacagagtgagagagagacagagcgagtgagagagagagcaagtgagacagagcggagagagagcgagtgagacagagcggagagagagcgagtgagacagagcgagagagagcgagtgagacagacgagagagagcgattgagacagagcgagagagagcgattgaGACAGAGCGGAGTGAGacagcagcgagagagagcgagtgagacagtgcgagagagagcgagcgagacagagcgagagagagcgagacagagacgagagagagacagagacagagcggagAGATGAGacgagagcagagacagagggagagcgagagacagagcgagagagacagtgagacagagtgagagagagcgagNNNNNNNNNNNNNNNNNNNNNNNNNNNNNNNNNNNNNNNNNNNNNNNNNNNNNNNNNNNNNNNNNNNNNNNNNNNNNNNNNNNNNNNNNNNNNNNNNNNNACGAACACGtacatctgcacgtcgctccaacgggtagtataacttttcattatatttcattatatcacaacggtttgatttgtcttatcttagcaatttcttctcagctagctacatagccgtctttgtatcaaagataattgcgtactATCGTATTTCTGCcgtctaacgtagtcttcactagccagctagctaacgtccactgattagctgcactggagaaactgttacactcaactgaacgacttgattagtttagtgttagctagctacatagctgtctttgctgtcttcgtatcatcgtatcatcgtatccaagataattgtgttgtttaggtttagagtgtgtagtcttagagtgattatcttaatttaccgaggttagctagccagctatttgtcgtccttaacgtaggtgactctgctagctagccaacagctagcaacgctagccaacgtcttctgtatagaactcaactacccgtcgcattcacaggttgtatcacattttcacttcattttcattacagtacaacggtttgatttgtttgatcgtagctagctacttagctagctacatagccgtctttgtatcaaagataattgtgtagtctagagcgattttctaggttcgctagccatctattgtcgttcttttaacgcaacgtaacgtaaacaacactgctagctagcctgctagccccgaatagcaacactgcagaaactattacactcaacggaacgacttgattagtgtagtgtcaacaacgcagccactgccagctagcctacttcagcagtactgtatcattttaatcattttagtcaataagattcttgctacgtagcaactttctgaacattcgagacgtgtagtccacttgtcattccaatctcctttgcattagcgtagcctcttctgtagcctgtcaactatgtgtcggtttatccctgttctctcctctctgcacagaccatacaagcgctctcaccgcgtggccgcgtgccaccctactttggtggtcccagcgcgcacgacccacgtggagttccaggtctccgtagcctctggaactgccaatctgcggtcaacaaggcagagttcatctcagcctatgcctccctcagtccctcgacttcttggccctgacggaaacatggatcaccacagacaacactgctactcctactgctctctcttcgtccgcccacgtgttctcgcacaccccgagagcgtctggtcagcggggtggtggcaccgggatcctcatctctcccaagtggtcattctctctttctccccttacccatctgtctatcgcctcctttgaattccatgctgtcacagttactagccctttccggcttaacatccttatcatttatcgccctccaggttccctcggagagttcatccaatgagcttgatgccttgataagctcctttcctgaggacggctcacctctcacagttctgggcgactttaacctccccacgtctacctttgactctttcctctctgcctccttctttccactcctctcctcttttgacctcacctctcacctttcccccctctactcacaaggcaggcaatacgctcgacctcatctttactagatgctgttcttccactaacctcattgcaactcccctccaagtctccgaccactgccttgtatccttttccctctcgctcatccaacacctcccacactgcccctactcggatggtatcgcgccgtcccaaccttcgctctctctcccccgctactctctcctcttccatcctatcatctcttccctccgctcaaaccttctcccacctatctcctgattctgcctcctcaaccctcctcctccctctctgcatcccttgactctctatgtcccctatcctccaggccggctcgggtcctcccctcccgctccgtggctcgatgactcattgcgagctcacagaacagggctccgggcagccgagcggaaatggaggaaaacccgCCTCCtacggacctggcatcctttcctccctcctctctacatttttcctcctctgtctctgctgctaaagccactttctaccacgctaaattccaagctgctgcctctaaccctagggaagctctttgccaccttctcctctctcctgaatcctccgccccctccccccctcctccctctctgcagatgacttcgtcaaccattttgaaaagaaggtcgacgacatccgatcctcgtttgctaagtcaagcgacactgctggttctgctcacactgccctaccctgtgctctgacctctttctccctctctctcagatgaaatctcgcgtcttgtgacggccggccgcccaacaacctgcccgcttgaccctatcccctcctctcttctccagaccatttccggagaccttctcccttacctcacctcgctcatcaactcatccctgaccgttggctacgtcccttccgtcttcaagagagcgagagttgcaccccttctgaaaaaaacctacactcgatccctccgatgtcaacaattacagaccagtatcccttctttcttttctctccaaaactcttgaacgtgctgtccttggccagctctcccgctatctctctctgaatgaccttcttgatccaaatcagtcaggtttcaagactagtcattcaactgagactgctctcctctgtatcacggagcgctccgcactgctaaaagctaactctctctcctctgctctcatccttctagatctatcggctgccttcgatactgtgaaccatcagatcctcctctcccacccacccctctccgggttgggcatctccggcgcggcctgtggattgcgtcctacctgacaggtcgctccctaccaggtggcgtggcgagaatctgtctcccctcaccacgcgctctcaccactggtgtcccccagggctctgttcttggccctctcctattctcgctatacaccaagtcacttggctctgtcataacctcacatggtctctcttatcattgctatgcagacgacacacaattaatcttctcctttcccccttctgatgaccaggtggcgaatcgcatctctgcatgtctggcagacatatcagtgtggatgacggatcaccacctcaagctgaacctcggcaagacggagctgctcttcctcccggggaaggactgcccgttccatgatctcgccatcacggttgacaactccattgtgtcctcctcccagagcgccaagaaccttggcgtgatcctggacaacaccctgtcgttctcaactaacatcaaggcggtggcccgttcctgtaggttcatgctctacaacatccgcagagtacgaccctgcctcacacaggaagcggcgcaggtcctaatccaggcacttgtcatctcccgtctggattactgcaactcgctgttggctgggctccctgcctgtgccattaaaccccttcaactcatccagaacgccgcagcccgtctggtgttcaaccttcccaagttctctcacgtcaccccgctcctccgttctctccactggcttccagttgaagctcgcatccgctacaagaccatggtgcttgcctacggagctgtgaggggaacggcacctcagtacctccaggctctgatcaggccctacacccaaacaagggcactgcgttcatccacctctggcctgctcgcctccctaccactgaggaagtacagctcccgctcagcccagtcaaaactgttcgctgccctggcccccaatggtggaacaaactccctcacgacgccaggacagcggagtcaatcaccaccttccggagacacctgaaaccccacctctttaaggaatacctaggataggttaagtaatccctctcaccccaccccctaagttttagatgcactattgttaagtgactgtcccactggatgtcataaggtgaatgcaccaatttgtaagtcgctctggatagagcgtctgctaaatgacttaaatgtaaatgtaaatgaaatcattctctgtactattattctgacatttcccattctaaagataaagtggtgatcctaagtgacctaaaatagggaattttactaggattaaatgtcaggaattgtgaaaaaagtttggctaaggtgtttgtaaacttccgactgtatATTTTGAAGAGGGTGGTTTCTTaagctgcatctctctctcgttACACCACAGTAAAGTTtaatcctctctctgtctctctctctctctctgtctcttttctctctctctataacacaCCCACAGCcacattggacacacacacaaaacatgggAACAAGGTCATCAACACGAACACGAACACGTACACACACTCTTGGGTAATAGACTTGTtgttttctcccctccctccctccctctatccctcctacGCTCCCAGTGTCCAGATTCCTGCAGCGTTTACAGTAGGGCAtgtcacgtcacacacacagggtcattgGGTAAGCAGCAGTAAAGGATCATTAACCCTGACTACGTACCTACTCTATCTCCTGATCTGATCCGCTGACGGTTTTATGCTTTATTATACCCAACGGCTATAGTCTGACTCCCACTGTGTCTGTTAATAACAGGTTGCTCCTATGGTCTATATACTGTAATAAACATGGTCTATGTCCCAaacggcactctattccctatatagtgcatataGGACCtggctaaaagtagtgcactatataggaaatagggtccATTTGGGATGTATTCATGGGCTGTGATTCTGAAGGGCAAGCTTCTTGTTTTTAATCTCAACGTTCCTAATGTTTGTTTTAGCTTTCCAAGCTGGGAGTGTTTATCTTGGGATGCCGAGCAGGGCCTTTTGATCTTATCAGCTCGGCaggtggtaaacacacacacacacacacacacacacacacacacacacacacacacacacacacacacacacacaca of Oncorhynchus gorbuscha isolate QuinsamMale2020 ecotype Even-year linkage group LG15, OgorEven_v1.0, whole genome shotgun sequence contains these proteins:
- the LOC123997222 gene encoding ubiquitin carboxyl-terminal hydrolase CYLD-like; the encoded protein is MKLRQQLQELGYCHTFTTEEKDPEEFLTLIMHHIFCLDPLLKLSAGGKVQDSYCYQIFLDNNHSLVLPTVQHLLEHSFHSAGLKLAEVGVCMGAACLILQMPRLKKFKMFQKIILHWS